A window of the Gemmatirosa kalamazoonensis genome harbors these coding sequences:
- a CDS encoding ATP-dependent DNA ligase: protein MTTEREVPVQPDGFHAWTAAADAVRATTKRLEKRAALAAYLATLDGDALAVAARFLSGLVFPRHDMRTTQVGGRAVFDALVALSGLDADALHARAVDAGELGDLARELFADQPSSGVSLTWVADEFARIAATSGSTAKRALVRELLASLGGAEAQYAVKLLLGSGELRIGLKEAQVEEAVAAAFGQPLELVRHANLLRGDVGEVAVLAREGRLADARLSLFHPLGFMLASPLATAEEITDALPTPFAVEDKYDGIRCQAHIGPGPEGSVRVALYSRTLDDITRGYPEVVAALSALHAPRSTLAASSDGASVERGAWSVEDGGLILDGELLAYDPADPARALPFKALQRRLGRKAPDDAVLAEVPVQFVAYDALAWDGALVIDEPYARRRERLASLDWPGPHARLAPNALVSTADALEAAFAGARAAGNEGIIAKSLASPYTPGRRGKLWVKLKKALATLDVVITGAERGHGRRAKVLSDYTFAVRASETDPTLLNVGKAYGGLTDVEIASLSERLHALTVQKFGRFHLVRPEVVLEVTFDIVQPSTRHKAGYALRFPRIVRIRDDKPVDEIDTLEAVRALAGG from the coding sequence GTGACCACCGAGCGCGAGGTGCCAGTGCAGCCGGACGGGTTTCACGCGTGGACCGCCGCTGCCGATGCGGTGCGGGCGACGACGAAGCGGCTCGAGAAGCGCGCGGCGCTCGCCGCGTACCTCGCGACGCTCGATGGCGACGCGCTCGCCGTCGCGGCGCGGTTCCTGTCGGGGCTCGTGTTCCCGCGCCACGACATGCGCACGACGCAGGTGGGCGGCCGCGCGGTGTTCGATGCCCTCGTCGCGCTCTCCGGGCTCGACGCCGACGCGCTGCACGCGCGCGCGGTCGACGCCGGGGAGCTCGGCGACCTCGCGCGCGAGCTGTTCGCCGACCAGCCCTCGAGCGGCGTGTCGCTGACGTGGGTGGCCGACGAGTTCGCGCGCATCGCGGCGACGTCGGGGAGCACGGCGAAGCGCGCGCTCGTGCGCGAGCTGCTCGCGTCGCTCGGCGGCGCGGAGGCGCAGTACGCCGTGAAGCTGCTGTTAGGCAGCGGCGAGCTGCGGATCGGGCTGAAGGAGGCGCAGGTGGAGGAGGCCGTCGCCGCCGCGTTCGGGCAGCCGCTGGAGCTCGTGCGCCACGCGAACCTGCTGCGGGGCGACGTCGGCGAGGTGGCGGTGCTCGCGCGCGAGGGACGGCTGGCCGACGCGCGGCTGTCGCTGTTCCATCCGTTAGGCTTCATGCTCGCCTCGCCGCTCGCGACCGCGGAGGAGATCACGGACGCGCTGCCGACGCCGTTCGCGGTGGAGGACAAGTACGACGGCATCCGCTGCCAGGCGCACATCGGCCCCGGGCCGGAGGGCTCCGTGCGCGTCGCGCTCTACTCGCGCACGCTCGACGACATCACGCGCGGCTACCCGGAGGTCGTGGCGGCTCTCTCGGCGCTCCACGCTCCACGCTCCACGCTCGCCGCCTCGTCCGACGGAGCGAGCGTGGAGCGTGGAGCGTGGAGCGTGGAGGACGGCGGTCTGATTCTCGACGGCGAGCTCCTGGCGTACGACCCGGCGGATCCGGCGCGCGCGCTGCCGTTCAAGGCGCTGCAGCGGCGGCTCGGGCGCAAGGCGCCGGACGACGCGGTGCTGGCCGAGGTGCCCGTGCAATTCGTGGCGTACGACGCGCTCGCGTGGGACGGCGCGCTCGTCATCGACGAGCCGTACGCGCGGCGGCGCGAGCGGCTCGCGTCGCTCGACTGGCCCGGACCGCACGCGCGGCTGGCGCCCAACGCGCTCGTGTCGACGGCCGATGCGCTGGAGGCCGCGTTCGCGGGTGCGCGCGCCGCGGGGAACGAGGGGATCATCGCGAAGTCGCTCGCGTCGCCGTACACGCCGGGGCGGCGCGGCAAGCTGTGGGTGAAGCTGAAGAAGGCGCTCGCGACGTTGGACGTGGTGATCACCGGCGCGGAGCGCGGCCACGGACGGCGCGCGAAGGTCCTCTCGGACTACACGTTCGCGGTGCGCGCATCGGAGACGGACCCGACGCTGCTCAACGTCGGCAAGGCGTACGGCGGGCTGACCGACGTGGAGATCGCGTCGCTGAGCGAGCGGCTGCACGCGCTGACGGTGCAGAAGTTCGGTCGCTTCCACCTCGTGCGGCCCGAGGTCGTGCTCGAGGTGACGTTCGACATCGTGCAGCCGTCGACGCGGCACAAGGCCGGCTACGCGTTGCGCTTCCCGCGCATCGTGCGCATCCGCGACGACAAGCCGGTGGACGAGATCGACACGCTCGAAGCCGTCCGCGCGCTCGCCGGGGGCTGA